In Burkholderiales bacterium, the sequence GAACTCATCCGCCTCGGCCTTGAGGAGAAGCTCGCGCGAATCGAGGATGAGTTCGTCAGCGCCGCCAAGTATGTCGTCGAGAAGAACGAGGAACTGTATCGACGGCTGT encodes:
- a CDS encoding DNA-binding protein, with translation MKTLEVQLDESVASRLTEAAGKLGLTPEELIRLGLEEKLARIEDEFVSAAKYVVEKNEELYRRL